Within the Candidatus Lokiarchaeota archaeon genome, the region CCGTGGCAGATGGTCTCCTATGCTGGCCTGAAGGATAAACGTGCAATAACTGCACAAGCTATGTCGATACCTGCTTCTTCTGCAGAGGATTTATCTGAAATCGAGCTTCATAATATTGAACTTCGCGATTTTGAGTACTGTCCTCATCAGATTCAAATTGGGGATTTGTGGGGAAACCGATTTACTTTGCTTCTTCGCAATCCCGAAGTTGAATATGAGCAAGTACTTGAATATGTGCAACAGCTACGAAATAAACCAATTCTGAACTACTTCGGTGTGCAGCGTTTCGGAGTAACACGCCCGAATTCTCATATTATAGGGAAATTCCTTGTTAATCGCGATTTCAAAGGAGCATTGGAAGAACTCCTTGTGACACCTAGTGAGTATGAATCCGATGAGCTGTTGGAAGCAAGAGAATCTCTAGCAGATGATCTGACCCCTACTGACGAAATAATAGATGCATTTCCAGATTCCCTCCATTATGAGAAGCGTGTCATGGAATATCTACAAAACCACCCGGAAAATTACCGTGAAGCTTTCACAAAAATACCACCTCGAATCCAGACCATCTTTGTTCATTCCTACCAGTCCTACTTGTTCAATTTACTTGTGAGCCGAAGAGCTGAGAAAGGTCTTCCTATTGACGAGCCAGTTGCTGGAGACTTCCTGGTTCTCAGAGATGAACCTCACTCGGGCAGAGACACCTGGTTATTTGTAACAGAACGGAGTATTGAAGAAAAACGTAACCTCGTTGAAAGAGGCAAATATCTAGTTGCTGCTCCATTACCTGGCTATTCTACAAAACTCCCCCCTTGTTGCCAGACAGAGCTCTTGTTGGAGCTTCTGGATGAGGAAAGCATAGCGTTGCGGGATTTCTATAACCGACACATGGATTCATTGAGTTCTCCAGGCGGACTTCATCCCATATCTATCAAGCCCGTTGATTTAGAAATCGAATCTGTAGGAAATGATATCCAGGTAAGCTTCAAACTAAGGCGGGGCAGTTATGCAACCATGATTATGAGGGAATTAATGAAGAACCATCCGATAAACAGAGCCTAGAACCTTCTTCTACTGCTGAATTCTTTCATCTTTTCAGCAAAGGTATCGGTCTCATCTTCCTCCTCTTCCTCTTTCTCCTCGGTTTGGAAGTCAAAGATTACATGTTGACCTGTTACTGCTGATATTATCTCTCCAAGGGTATCGGGCGAATATCGCAGGCGCGCTCGATCCTCCTCTTTGAGCATTACTATGCTTTCTCTTGTACCATCTGGCAAGTATAGGCTGTTTATACCCACTTCAACGACGGGATCAATCAGCTTCTTGATGAGGGTTCTCATCTTGGTGGGTCCTTCAATGACCATCAGATCACCGAATTCTGCTTCTATATCTTCCACTAGGCTTTCATTGGAGAGAATCAGTTCTGATTGCCCTCGTTCAACTACCAATATAACGTAGTCTTTCACTTGAATCGCTCTTACAAGATGAAGATCATCTATCCCTGAGTACTTCTCAGCTCTATCAAGAAGCCAAGAGGAGAAATCCACGTCAAACTGCGTAATCTCTCCTCTGTCCAGCTTGCTTTGGCAGCTTGGACAGAGCATACCTGATTCTAAGTCGAAGATACAGACGCATAACTCCATGTGTTTCATCGCCAATGGGACGTGTTACTAGTATGCAACCCACGAGCGAGGGCAATATGAAAGCTGTGTTTTGTCAGTCTTTTTTCGCAATAACGATATCTATCGTACTGACATTCAAGTCAGAGCCCTTGTCTGTTTTCACAGTCGTTGTACCTATGTCGATTTTACGGACACACAAACCATCAACAAATCTGTTTCTAGTTATTTCGGCCACATCAACTGCTCTACTGATTAGTCTGCCACGTGCTTTGATGGAGACATAATCTGCTCCCTTATTGAATAGCGTAACACAAGCGAGCACATAGCTCATAACGTTCTTGTTGCCTACAAGTACTACTGGCTCCCCATTGAATCCTTGAGAGTCTTTTGACTCCTTTTCCTGCTTTTTGTTGCTTTTTTGATCCTCCTTCACCCGAGGTCGCTCCCGTTGTAGTCACTGGATTCGTAGCTTCCTAATCTACCCACATGTCTAATATTGATTTCGATTATTGGTTTATTCCTTCATTCTATGTTTACATAATGAAACCAATTCTCCTTGACGTGCAATCGATAACCTTTTCACCAAACCAAACCGGTTTTCAAACTGGAAGTTACGATAAAATGGCACATTTGAAGTTTTTAGGCTCTTGTAAGGAAATTGGTCGCTCAGGATTTTTGCTTGACGACGAAGACGAGAGCCTGTTAGTTGATTATGGCGTTAAGTTCGCCAACCCGCCCAAATTTCCAGACCTTGTACCTATAAACGGTCTGCAGGGCGTAGCGATTACACATGCTCATCTTGATCACTCAGGTGGCGTACCAAACATTCTTAGACAGTCCGAAGATATTTCGTTATTCTGCACAAAACCAACTCGCGATCTCACGGCTCTCTTGATTCATGATATGTACAATATAAGCCGTGGGCGGCTGCCATTCGCAAGAAAGGATATAGCTCGGGTGAAAAAACAATGTCACCCACTTGGTTATGAATATACCTTGCCGATTGGACACCATTTTGAAATGACAATGTTCAACGCGGGTCATATTCCTGGCAGTTCGATGGTCTCTATTGGATACAATGGGAAGAGAATCCTGTTCACAGGAGACTTCAATCTCACTGCATCTCGTCTTACAATGGGTGCACGGGAAAATCTACCCGAGCATGATTACGTAGTGACCGAAAGCACCTATGCAACGAGAGTCAACCCTCGGCGAGAAGAAATCGAAGAGGCACTTATTGACAGTGTCATCAAAACGCTTGAACGAGGAGGCACAGTGCTTATTCCTGCTTTTGCTGTTGGAAGAAGTCAGGAGATCATGTGCATTCTCGAAGAGTATGGATTGCCCAACAAATATCCGATATACATTGATGGCATGGCCCGCAAGGTGAATGAGATATTCAGTAGACACTCCGAATATCTTGGTTCTCCACAGCTGTTCAAGC harbors:
- the truD gene encoding tRNA pseudouridine(13) synthase TruD; protein product: PWQMVSYAGLKDKRAITAQAMSIPASSAEDLSEIELHNIELRDFEYCPHQIQIGDLWGNRFTLLLRNPEVEYEQVLEYVQQLRNKPILNYFGVQRFGVTRPNSHIIGKFLVNRDFKGALEELLVTPSEYESDELLEARESLADDLTPTDEIIDAFPDSLHYEKRVMEYLQNHPENYREAFTKIPPRIQTIFVHSYQSYLFNLLVSRRAEKGLPIDEPVAGDFLVLRDEPHSGRDTWLFVTERSIEEKRNLVERGKYLVAAPLPGYSTKLPPCCQTELLLELLDEESIALRDFYNRHMDSLSSPGGLHPISIKPVDLEIESVGNDIQVSFKLRRGSYATMIMRELMKNHPINRA
- a CDS encoding MBL fold metallo-hydrolase, with product MSNIDFDYWFIPSFYVYIMKPILLDVQSITFSPNQTGFQTGSYDKMAHLKFLGSCKEIGRSGFLLDDEDESLLVDYGVKFANPPKFPDLVPINGLQGVAITHAHLDHSGGVPNILRQSEDISLFCTKPTRDLTALLIHDMYNISRGRLPFARKDIARVKKQCHPLGYEYTLPIGHHFEMTMFNAGHIPGSSMVSIGYNGKRILFTGDFNLTASRLTMGARENLPEHDYVVTESTYATRVNPRREEIEEALIDSVIKTLERGGTVLIPAFAVGRSQEIMCILEEYGLPNKYPIYIDGMARKVNEIFSRHSEYLGSPQLFKRALQRTRVIRSNNDRRRASNENGVIISPAGMLKGGSSMTYFRKLHDDPKNAIILVSFQIPGTPGAELLENKEVTLGDKVYKVKAELKYHHLSSHSDSYGLMNMLESIPGDPEFYIVHGEPESAEVLAEQLEIRDKTAHVPLMNDVVEV
- the albA gene encoding DNA-binding protein Alba yields the protein MSYVLACVTLFNKGADYVSIKARGRLISRAVDVAEITRNRFVDGLCVRKIDIGTTTVKTDKGSDLNVSTIDIVIAKKD